The following are from one region of the Mycolicibacterium diernhoferi genome:
- a CDS encoding MFS transporter, whose protein sequence is MATATTPAPSKPAAALTRYYEVHPLYRLGLRWLLIGALTALAFHDTFISLAVTTREGGIGGYVWTVPLVAGLVAISVSRRKRTELPIHDRQTDIIVGSIGLGMALLIQAALLERYALYFHLLRLDVIAAWLFVASCCVVLFGLRPVIRFAWVWAMFALAFSLPYYLAVILLGGGKFAAGAVTLLIAAIGTGTAVGRTFRRGVIGSLRAWVFGFAVLVAIWWLFPDAPVLVYQQVPAVAAISVVGTVMYLQARRGVPKRLLDRKVEPLAAKQVWAGVPLVVAVAVALSLCSLPTQTSTVKISRPSPDTLVQGRPLDPPPGWKVIEQQEFPQVRRLYGDGAVLVRQYMLAESGNPDWDKLSRPRTIVVDSIVSRRPFSFGTIPARVLYGLTSARISAPRLIDLDMGVHGRLTSVVDDRLLVTWNSVQFAWGDDNLAQRVTAFAVDNHDPDAPFPTPSTSVASNIQTLITLLFRGNAVLDQRTPSFKDEDLLRTFTRALVAGQFR, encoded by the coding sequence ATGGCCACGGCGACCACACCGGCTCCGTCCAAGCCGGCCGCCGCGCTGACCCGTTACTACGAGGTACACCCGCTCTACCGACTCGGCCTGCGCTGGCTGCTGATCGGTGCACTGACCGCGCTGGCGTTCCACGACACGTTCATCAGCCTGGCCGTCACCACCCGCGAGGGCGGCATAGGTGGCTACGTCTGGACGGTGCCGTTGGTGGCGGGACTGGTCGCGATCAGCGTCAGCCGGCGCAAGCGCACCGAACTGCCCATCCACGACCGGCAGACCGACATCATCGTCGGCAGCATCGGTCTGGGCATGGCGTTGCTGATCCAGGCGGCGTTGCTGGAGCGCTACGCGCTGTACTTCCACCTGCTGCGCCTCGACGTCATCGCGGCCTGGCTGTTCGTGGCGAGTTGTTGTGTGGTGCTGTTCGGGCTGCGGCCGGTGATCCGATTCGCCTGGGTGTGGGCGATGTTCGCGCTGGCGTTCTCGCTGCCCTACTACCTGGCGGTGATCCTGCTCGGCGGAGGGAAGTTCGCCGCGGGTGCGGTCACCCTGCTGATCGCGGCCATCGGCACCGGCACCGCGGTGGGGCGGACATTCCGTCGCGGTGTGATCGGATCCTTGCGGGCCTGGGTCTTCGGGTTCGCGGTACTCGTCGCGATCTGGTGGCTGTTTCCCGATGCTCCGGTGCTGGTCTATCAGCAGGTGCCCGCGGTGGCGGCGATCAGCGTCGTCGGCACCGTCATGTACCTGCAGGCCCGCCGGGGCGTGCCCAAACGGCTGCTCGACCGCAAGGTGGAACCGCTGGCCGCCAAACAGGTCTGGGCCGGTGTGCCGCTGGTGGTGGCGGTGGCGGTGGCGCTGTCACTGTGCAGCCTGCCGACCCAGACGAGCACCGTGAAGATCAGCCGACCCAGCCCGGACACCCTGGTGCAGGGCCGGCCGTTGGATCCGCCGCCGGGCTGGAAGGTGATCGAGCAGCAGGAGTTTCCGCAGGTGCGCCGACTCTACGGAGACGGTGCGGTGTTGGTCCGCCAGTACATGCTGGCCGAATCCGGGAACCCGGACTGGGACAAGCTCTCCCGGCCACGGACCATCGTGGTCGACAGCATCGTGAGCAGGCGGCCGTTCTCCTTCGGCACCATCCCCGCCCGGGTGCTGTACGGCCTGACCAGTGCGCGGATCAGTGCGCCGCGACTGATCGACCTCGACATGGGGGTACACGGCCGGTTGACGTCCGTGGTGGACGACAGGCTGCTGGTCACCTGGAACTCCGTGCAGTTCGCCTGGGGTGATGACAATCTGGCGCAACGGGTGACGGCGTTCGCCGTCGACAACCACGATCCCGACGCGCCCTTCCCGACCCCGTCGACGAGCGTGGCGTCCAATATCCAGACCTTGATCACCTTGCTGTTCCGCGGCAACGCGGTGCTCGACCAGCGGACACCGTCGTTCAAGGACGAGGACCTGCTGCGAACCTTCACCAGGGCACTGGTGGCCGGACAATTCCGATGA
- a CDS encoding cellulose biosynthesis cyclic di-GMP-binding regulatory protein BcsB, with translation MYSGLTRTLPNNLSRRALPLLAATLVAAVTALPGVALAAPEDELSLANSPTLSLRTIGMDSTISLYGIQGSQTLSIPVQAGLVPTELAATVALPVNALGGTLEVSQDERIISRVPLPPDREPVTIPLAGARIVDNAVTVLVRSYLDLPEGYCVFDANNPLRLTGAEIRYAGQEIAPTTIADFLPPVLQRLTVAVPPSPSQAESDAAVRLATAIVARYGTQRPEVDIISTDGPQVRPPVPLERQIVIREGGSAGLSLQGPHAVPALLISGTAGDLGNQTRLLSSDLAQLAVQSKAVAGPLSTVPQLPSDRTTIRKLGQPGVNATDVANPRVIVPLDQTRIGRSVQGVRVHLQGSYTPLPAGMAGQVTVGVSGETVARWATEPSGQIDRWIEVPERLVQRYTNLDIAVQAAGDTGRCGEFQPITLTIDGESAVETTRADPPAQLGFQALPQALMPRIEVGIDGEGDEGLEDLRRAVRIVTGLQRLSSLPFDTAVVSRDAALASSNPAIVISSDGWNDDRVALPVEVNSDGVITVENVDGSGTSSTLALDPAVGFGSLQVTYSGGRTLLVATSSKAPAELDRLLSWLDADAGRWSGLTGDAVVAMPGREPVQLTTPAAEQAVAAGDRKTLYLAIGVGALALVALGTSAVILRRRRSREQQ, from the coding sequence GTGTATTCAGGTCTGACCAGGACGTTGCCGAACAACCTCTCCAGGCGCGCGTTGCCGTTGTTGGCCGCCACCCTGGTCGCCGCGGTGACGGCGCTGCCGGGTGTGGCCCTCGCCGCGCCGGAAGACGAGTTGTCACTCGCCAATTCGCCGACGCTGAGCCTGCGGACGATCGGGATGGATTCCACCATCTCGCTGTACGGCATCCAGGGATCCCAGACCCTGTCGATACCCGTACAAGCCGGCCTGGTGCCCACCGAACTCGCCGCCACGGTGGCCCTGCCGGTCAACGCGCTCGGCGGCACGCTGGAGGTCAGCCAGGACGAGCGGATCATCTCCCGGGTGCCGCTTCCCCCGGACCGGGAGCCGGTGACCATCCCGCTGGCCGGCGCACGGATCGTGGACAACGCGGTCACCGTGCTGGTCCGCAGCTATCTCGACCTGCCCGAGGGCTACTGCGTGTTCGACGCCAACAACCCGCTGCGCCTGACCGGCGCCGAGATCCGCTACGCCGGACAGGAGATCGCGCCCACCACGATCGCCGACTTCCTGCCGCCGGTACTGCAGCGGTTGACCGTGGCCGTCCCACCCAGCCCGTCGCAGGCCGAATCCGACGCCGCGGTCCGGCTGGCCACGGCCATCGTCGCCCGCTACGGCACCCAACGCCCCGAGGTCGACATCATCTCGACCGACGGTCCGCAGGTGCGGCCACCGGTGCCGTTGGAACGCCAGATCGTGATCCGCGAGGGCGGCTCGGCGGGGCTCAGCCTGCAGGGCCCCCACGCCGTGCCGGCCCTGCTGATCTCGGGGACGGCCGGGGATCTCGGGAACCAGACCCGGCTGCTGTCCAGTGATCTCGCGCAGCTGGCGGTGCAGTCCAAGGCCGTGGCCGGACCGCTGTCGACGGTCCCGCAGCTGCCCAGCGACCGGACCACGATCCGCAAGCTGGGACAGCCCGGCGTCAACGCCACCGACGTCGCCAACCCGCGGGTCATCGTCCCGCTCGACCAGACCAGGATCGGGCGTTCGGTGCAGGGCGTCCGGGTGCACCTGCAGGGCTCCTACACGCCGCTGCCCGCCGGGATGGCCGGGCAGGTCACCGTCGGGGTGTCGGGGGAGACGGTGGCACGGTGGGCGACCGAACCCAGCGGCCAGATCGACCGCTGGATCGAGGTGCCCGAGCGGTTGGTGCAGCGCTACACCAACCTGGACATCGCCGTGCAGGCCGCCGGGGACACCGGCCGGTGCGGGGAGTTCCAGCCCATCACCCTGACCATCGACGGCGAGTCCGCGGTGGAAACCACCCGGGCCGACCCGCCCGCCCAACTCGGCTTCCAGGCGCTGCCGCAGGCGCTGATGCCGCGCATCGAGGTCGGCATCGACGGGGAGGGCGACGAGGGCCTGGAGGACCTGCGTCGCGCCGTGCGCATCGTCACCGGCCTGCAACGGTTGAGCAGCCTGCCGTTCGATACCGCGGTGGTATCCCGCGATGCGGCGCTCGCCTCATCGAATCCGGCGATCGTGATCAGTTCGGACGGCTGGAACGACGACCGGGTCGCGCTGCCGGTCGAGGTGAACTCCGACGGTGTGATCACCGTCGAGAATGTGGACGGCAGCGGCACTTCCAGCACGCTGGCGCTCGACCCGGCCGTCGGGTTCGGGTCGCTGCAGGTGACCTACAGCGGGGGCAGGACCCTGCTGGTCGCCACCTCCAGCAAGGCCCCCGCCGAACTCGACCGGCTGCTCAGCTGGCTGGACGCCGATGCGGGTCGCTGGTCGGGACTGACCGGGGACGCCGTGGTGGCCATGCCCGGGCGCGAACCCGTCCAGCTGACGACGCCGGCCGCCGAGCAGGCCGTCGCCGCCGGGGACCGCAAGACGCTGTACCTGGCCATCGGTGTGGGTGCGCTCGCACTCGTGGCCCTCGGTACGTCGGCGGTCATCCTGCGCCGCAGGCGGTCCCGGGAGCAGCAGTGA